The following DNA comes from Mucilaginibacter jinjuensis.
AAATCTGTTCTTGCACCAACGGCATAAGTACCCGGCTTGCTGCCTTCTTTGGTGTTGTCATACAATTTATTGGCCGAATCAATAGCCAAACTGATATTGGTTTCGTTGGGGTTAAACACTTCCTGTTTATCGTCTTTTTTACAAGCTGCCAGGTTAAATACCAGCACAATGGCCAGTAAAATTAACCCCGTATATCTATTTAAAATTTTCATGTCCTTAAGCATTTTAATTATTTACCTAATAAAGGATTAGTTTGGCGTTCGCTCTGCGGAATCGGGAAGAACTTATTATTGGCATAACTAAAGTTCGGGATATCTTTCATCGCATTGGTTGCATAGGCACTTCCATAGCGAATAATATCATAGAAACGACCGAATTCCATAGCCAATTCTGAACGTCTTTCCTTACGGATAATATCACGAAGCGATGCCTGGCTGGTTGTTGTAATATCGGGCAACAAACCGGCAGGTACGGTTGGGCTTCCCAGCGAGCTATCGTACAAATAACTTTCGCGGGCACGTTTCCTGATCTTATTAAGTGGTATCAAAGCGGCAGGGCTACTTCCAGACTCATTTAATGCTTCCGCTTCAATTAGTAACACGTCGGCAAAACGGATAGCTTCGACATTTAAATTACCATCACCTTTAGTTGAAACTGGAATTTCTGATAAAGGCTGAATTTGTTTTTTAGTCATATAACCTGTATTTGACCAGGTTGGATCATAAGCCACATCAAAGTAAGGGTGACCGGCACGTGCCACGGTATAATCCAATCTTGGATCATCTACCCCACCGGTTGATTTTTCGAAATTATCCACCAAACTTTGAGTAGGCTGAAAGAATCCGTAACCATTTAACGCCCCCCTGGGCGCAAATGCCTGATTAAGGCCATTGCCTTGTTTAGGACTCAGGCCTGCGGTATGTAGTATCGAGAATATAGCTTCTGTATTGTTTTTAGTTGCTGCGGTAAAATTATCAGTAAACTTATTGGTTAATGAATAAATGCCCAAAGCCTCAACCTGTTGCGCTGTTGATGCAGCTAAAGCCCATTTCTGTTCAAACAAATAGGTTTTGGCCAATAATGCTAAAGCTGCTCCTTTGGTAGCACGCCCTGCATCGGCGCCGCTCCAGGTTGTTGGCAATGCAGCAGCAGCATCTGTACAATCTTTTTCTATCTGGGCATAAATTTGTGCTTGTGGCACAGCAGGTGCTCCCAGATTATCGGCAGTGGCAACCTGTAAGCGCAATGGAATATCACCATAGCTGTTAGTTAAGGTAAAATAATAATAAGCCCTTAAAAATTTGGCTTGGCCAACAATGGTTGCTTTACTGGCATCAGGTACGGCCTTGTTAGCGTCCGTTAAGCCGCCAATAACAAAATTAGCTTTCGAAATGCCATCATAATATCTACCCCACACACCTTCTACCGCAGCATTGGTATTGAGTATGTTAAAATTGTTTATGTTATCAATATCAGCCTGATCGCCAGCCAAACCGCCTTTAACGGCATCATCAGAGGCAACATCGCCCAATACCCAAACTTCATTTGCAAATGCATCGGTGTAATTAAGCGGTACGTAAGCTGCATTTACACCAGCCGTAGCATTGGCCAATGAATTAAAATACTTATCGGCCTCGTACGTTCCTAATATGGGTTGATCTAATGATTTTTTGCAGCTGGATGCCGAAAAGGCCAGGCTCCCAACTATCGCTATATATATGTATTTCTTTGTCATTTCTGTAAGTTTTAAAGATTAAAAGTTTGCGTTAATACCTACGGTAAACGTGCGCGCGGATGGATATGTGCCCCAATCAATACCCACAGCTCTTACACCATCACCGGCCGAGTTGCTGTTGGAATACATTTCGGGATCTATACCGGTATACTTGGTAACTGTGAATACATTTTGCGCGCTTACAAAAAATCTAACCGATGAAAGTTTAAGTGCTTTTAATACTTGATCTCCCAGGGTGTAACCTAACTGCACATTTTTAAGGCGCAGGTATGAACCACTTTCTAAGAAACGGGTAGAGGGCTGCTTATTGTTAGTGGCGCCATCCCACGATAAACGCGGAAATTCGTTTGTACTTCCAGGGCCGGTCCAGCTTTGGGTAGCTACCCGCTCGGTAATATTAAAGGCGCGATAAAAGCCTTCGATATCGGTGTTAACCTGGTTATACAACTTGTTGCCGTATACACCCTGAAAAAATAAGCTTACATCAAATTTAGCGTAAGAAAGATTAGTGGTTAAGCCATATGTAAATTTGGGGATAGGGCTACCTACATAGGTACGGTCGTAATTATCAATTACGCCATCCGGCTTGCCGTTTGGCCCGCTAATATCTTTAAACATTACATCACCGGGTTTGATATTAGGCCCCTGGTAAGCATGGGTAAATACTTGCTGTGCGCTTTGGAAAATACCCTCATCCTGCAGTAAATAAAATGATCCTATTGGCTGCCCAACGGCTGTTTGCGTGGCGTAGTAGTTATTATCTATACGGGCGCCTACCAATGGCGCGCCGCCGTTTAATGATACTACTTTATTCTGCACCGTAGCAAAATTGCCTATAACTTCATATTTAAACTTGTTATTAATGGCATTGCGGTAGGTAACTTCCAACTCAAAGCCCTGGTTACGTATTT
Coding sequences within:
- a CDS encoding RagB/SusD family nutrient uptake outer membrane protein; translated protein: MTKKYIYIAIVGSLAFSASSCKKSLDQPILGTYEADKYFNSLANATAGVNAAYVPLNYTDAFANEVWVLGDVASDDAVKGGLAGDQADIDNINNFNILNTNAAVEGVWGRYYDGISKANFVIGGLTDANKAVPDASKATIVGQAKFLRAYYYFTLTNSYGDIPLRLQVATADNLGAPAVPQAQIYAQIEKDCTDAAAALPTTWSGADAGRATKGAALALLAKTYLFEQKWALAASTAQQVEALGIYSLTNKFTDNFTAATKNNTEAIFSILHTAGLSPKQGNGLNQAFAPRGALNGYGFFQPTQSLVDNFEKSTGGVDDPRLDYTVARAGHPYFDVAYDPTWSNTGYMTKKQIQPLSEIPVSTKGDGNLNVEAIRFADVLLIEAEALNESGSSPAALIPLNKIRKRARESYLYDSSLGSPTVPAGLLPDITTTSQASLRDIIRKERRSELAMEFGRFYDIIRYGSAYATNAMKDIPNFSYANNKFFPIPQSERQTNPLLGK